A genomic window from Acidimicrobiia bacterium includes:
- a CDS encoding nuclear transport factor 2 family protein, with amino-acid sequence MNHASAREWLDRYVRAWESYDPNAIGDLFAEGIEYRYHPADAPLVGRTAVVESWLGDPDDAGTFEAVYEPYAVDGNRVVATGWSRYYTDPDRTETRAVYDNCFAMEFDAEGRCVEFTEWFRERA; translated from the coding sequence GTGAATCACGCCTCGGCGAGGGAATGGCTCGACCGCTATGTGCGCGCCTGGGAATCGTACGACCCCAACGCGATCGGCGACCTGTTCGCCGAGGGCATCGAGTATCGGTATCACCCCGCCGATGCCCCACTGGTGGGGCGAACCGCGGTGGTCGAGTCCTGGCTCGGCGATCCCGACGACGCCGGCACCTTCGAGGCCGTGTACGAGCCTTACGCCGTCGACGGCAATCGGGTGGTGGCGACCGGCTGGAGCCGCTACTACACGGACCCCGACCGAACAGAGACCAGAGCGGTGTACGACAACTGCTTTGCCATGGAATTCGACGCCGAGGGGCGCTGCGTCGAATTCACCGAATGGTTCCGCGAGCGAGCCTGA
- a CDS encoding cyclic nucleotide-binding domain-containing protein gives MTTPAVNSLRQVPLFGGLDESALERVARLATEFEAPKGMVLIELGQAGTGVFVIEEGAVRVELPDGREIERGPGAFFGELSVLADTPRAARVITVEPLRALAIRRDDLLDLLEQEPAMTLSMLRELARRLAEAT, from the coding sequence ATGACGACGCCTGCGGTGAACAGCTTGCGCCAGGTGCCCCTCTTCGGCGGGCTCGACGAATCGGCACTCGAACGGGTGGCACGGCTCGCCACCGAGTTCGAGGCGCCCAAGGGAATGGTGCTCATCGAGCTCGGCCAGGCCGGCACCGGGGTCTTCGTGATCGAAGAGGGAGCCGTCCGGGTCGAACTTCCCGACGGGCGCGAAATCGAGCGTGGCCCCGGCGCCTTCTTCGGAGAGCTGTCGGTGCTCGCCGACACGCCGCGGGCCGCCCGGGTGATCACGGTCGAACCGCTGCGAGCACTCGCCATCCGCCGCGATGACCTGCTCGATCTACTCGAACAGGAGCCGGCGATGACCCTCAGCATGCTGCGCGAACTGGCGCGCCGTCTCGCCGAAGCGACCTAG
- a CDS encoding VOC family protein, producing the protein MRISLVTLGVEDLARSRRFYEALGWTSGSAPEDDVVFFQSGGMVFGLWDRRRLAEDSGVADTGGWGGMTLAHNLGAPDEVDQFIARARLAGAAIVREPAPTFWGGYSGAFTDPDGHPWEVAHNPFWPIDASGAIHLPPAPG; encoded by the coding sequence GTGCGCATCAGCCTGGTGACCCTCGGCGTCGAGGATCTGGCGAGGTCCCGACGGTTCTACGAAGCACTCGGGTGGACCAGCGGGTCAGCCCCGGAAGACGACGTCGTCTTCTTCCAGTCAGGGGGAATGGTGTTCGGCCTGTGGGATCGCCGCCGGCTGGCCGAGGACAGCGGCGTAGCGGATACGGGGGGCTGGGGAGGGATGACCCTCGCCCACAACCTCGGAGCGCCTGATGAGGTGGACCAATTCATCGCACGGGCGCGCCTTGCGGGCGCAGCCATCGTGCGAGAGCCAGCGCCAACCTTCTGGGGCGGGTACTCCGGCGCCTTCACCGACCCGGACGGTCATCCGTGGGAGGTCGCTCACAATCCGTTCTGGCCCATCGATGCTTCTGGGGCCATCCACCTGCCACCCGCGCCGGGGTGA